CTCGCCGGAGGCGACCACCCTCACACCGTCGGCGAGCTGGCGGGCCGACGCGTCCTTCAGCAGGAAGCCGGAGGCCCCCGCGCGCAGCGCCTGGTACACGTACTCGTCCAGGTCGAAGGTGGTCAGGACGAGTACCTTGGCGTCCGCGTCGGCGGCGACGATCTCGCGGGTCGCCTCGATGCCGTTGAGCTCCGGCATCCGGATGTCCATCAGCACGACGTCGGGACGGAGGGCGGCCACCTGCGTGACGGCCTGGCGTCCGTCGACGGCCTCGCCCACGACCTCGATCCCCGGCATCGCGTTGAGGAGTACGGAGAAGCCCTCGCGGACCATCATCTGGTCGTCGACGATCAGCACCCTGATGCTGTTCATCGGGAGCCGCCCGACAGCGTGCCGTCCGTCGGAGTCCCGTCGTCCGCGGCCTCCTCGCGCACCATCTGCACGGGGATGAAGGCGGCGATCTCGTAGCCGCCGTCCGCCGTGGACGTCGCGGTCATCTCCCCGTCGAGCATGGCCACCCGCTCGCGCATCCCCGTGATGCCGTGTCCGGCCCCGGGCGACGGCTTGACGAGCCCGGTCGGCGGCCCGTTGACGACGCGCAGCCCGAGACCGCCGAGCACATAGCCGATCTCCACCTGCGCGGCGGCGCCCGGCGCGTGCCGCAGCGTGTTGCTCAGGGCTTCCTGGATGATCCGGTACGCCGACAGCTCGACGCCCTGCGGCAGTTCGCGTACCGCACCGGTGACCGTCTTCTCCGTCCGCAGACCCGCTTCCCCCACATTGGCCAGGAGGCGGTCGAGCTCGGCGAGCGTGGGCTGCGGGGCGTCCGGGGCCTCGTAGTCCTCGGCCCGTACGACACCGAGGACCCGGCGCAGCTCGGTGAGCGCGGCGACGGCGTTCTCCCGGATGGTGAGGAACGCCTGCTCCAGCTCGGGCGGCGGGTTCTCCACCCGGTAGGGGGCGGCCTCCGCCTGGATCGCCACGACCGACATGTGGTGGGCGA
The Streptomyces sp. NBC_00234 DNA segment above includes these coding regions:
- a CDS encoding response regulator transcription factor, with product MNSIRVLIVDDQMMVREGFSVLLNAMPGIEVVGEAVDGRQAVTQVAALRPDVVLMDIRMPELNGIEATREIVAADADAKVLVLTTFDLDEYVYQALRAGASGFLLKDASARQLADGVRVVASGEALLAPTVTRRLITEFSKLAEAPRSPVLARIGDLTERETEVLVLIAQGLSNAEIASRLVVAESTIKTHVSRILVKLGLRDRTQAAVFAYEARLVTPG